In Methanosarcina siciliae T4/M, one genomic interval encodes:
- a CDS encoding radical SAM protein has protein sequence MTPEKKNVTGSPVKSGTIELFSMPGLSVNLQQQEGKSLKLITNGPLKAACNPVLKKMNSRLQEEKPALVQEERIIPSAWLPPIPSPVFKRLIFAEIQIAMGKYVPETVSIEITRRNSAKYPPETAADELDTDIIKRVIDEALELGTLTINITENDPLLREDVFELIEYVDKTRAIVNCSTWGTDFSKETALKLKEAGIHALMVGVYSTDPEKHDAVRNSTGAYERAVSAIKLALEAGLLVVMTTHASPSNMKELPALYALAAELGVHEFSVWESMPKNRGEPVITDRDRKTILEMYHRINSAPEGPRMFSNTYFEGQMMGAMAGRRWMHVTAEGDVKPSPYPPFRFGNVKEVSLKEIWQRIRSYPYFQRQKSLSPMHDPEFMDLVDKIPEEAKLPYPFEEICEK, from the coding sequence ATGACTCCTGAAAAAAAGAATGTGACGGGCTCTCCTGTAAAGAGTGGAACTATAGAACTTTTTTCCATGCCAGGGCTGTCTGTGAACCTTCAGCAGCAGGAAGGAAAATCTCTGAAGCTTATAACAAACGGGCCTCTGAAAGCGGCCTGCAACCCTGTACTGAAAAAGATGAATTCACGCCTGCAGGAGGAAAAACCGGCTCTGGTACAGGAGGAGAGGATTATTCCATCCGCCTGGCTGCCTCCCATCCCGAGTCCTGTTTTCAAGCGCCTCATTTTTGCAGAAATCCAGATAGCTATGGGAAAATACGTGCCCGAAACCGTCTCAATCGAAATCACCCGCCGGAACAGTGCAAAGTACCCGCCGGAAACCGCTGCTGACGAACTTGATACGGACATAATAAAAAGAGTAATAGACGAAGCCCTGGAACTTGGTACCCTCACTATCAATATTACTGAAAATGATCCCCTGCTGCGGGAAGATGTCTTTGAGCTCATCGAATATGTGGACAAAACCCGGGCCATAGTTAACTGTTCCACCTGGGGTACGGATTTTTCAAAAGAAACCGCCCTTAAACTGAAGGAAGCCGGGATTCATGCCCTCATGGTAGGGGTTTACTCTACCGACCCCGAAAAACACGATGCTGTCCGAAACTCTACAGGAGCATATGAACGGGCCGTCTCTGCCATAAAACTGGCTCTTGAAGCCGGGCTTCTTGTTGTAATGACAACTCACGCCTCTCCCTCAAACATGAAAGAACTTCCTGCCCTTTATGCCCTTGCAGCGGAACTTGGGGTACATGAGTTTTCGGTCTGGGAATCAATGCCGAAAAACAGAGGCGAACCTGTGATTACGGATCGGGACCGGAAAACAATTCTTGAAATGTATCACAGGATTAACTCGGCTCCTGAAGGCCCAAGGATGTTTTCAAACACCTATTTCGAAGGGCAGATGATGGGGGCAATGGCAGGCAGGCGCTGGATGCATGTAACCGCAGAAGGCGATGTAAAACCAAGCCCTTACCCTCCTTTCAGGTTTGGAAATGTAAAAGAAGTGTCCTTAAAAGAGATCTGGCAGAGGATCAGGAGTTATCCGTATTTCCAGAGGCAGAAGAGTTTGAGCCCCATGCACGACCCTGAGTTTATGGATCTTGTAGACAAAATTCCCGAAGAGGCAAAACTACCCTATCCTTTTGAAGAAATCTGTGAAAAATAA
- a CDS encoding translation initiation factor IF-2 subunit beta, producing the protein MYDYEELLNRAMAKMPDTETTDARFVIPEPKLFSEGKTTILDNFGNIADTLNRDPDHLMKYLTRELGTAGKIEGTRAVFQGRFTRAQISDNIQAYVDEYVMCSECGRPDTQLVRVDRVLVLKCSACGAHRPVKKRKVSNVVIRDAIEEGGTYELRIDAVGSKGDGIAKIDKYTVFVPGATKGDVVKVKIKKISGNLAFSERI; encoded by the coding sequence ATGTATGATTACGAAGAGCTTTTGAACCGTGCAATGGCAAAGATGCCGGACACAGAGACTACTGATGCTCGATTCGTAATCCCTGAACCCAAACTCTTTTCCGAAGGAAAGACCACAATTCTGGACAACTTCGGAAATATTGCAGACACCCTTAACCGGGACCCTGACCACCTGATGAAATATCTCACCAGGGAACTGGGGACTGCAGGGAAGATAGAAGGCACACGTGCAGTCTTCCAGGGCAGGTTTACGAGAGCTCAGATTTCAGATAATATTCAGGCATATGTTGACGAATACGTCATGTGTTCGGAATGCGGACGCCCGGACACCCAGCTTGTCAGGGTGGACAGGGTGCTTGTCCTGAAATGTTCTGCCTGCGGAGCTCACAGGCCTGTCAAAAAGAGAAAGGTAAGTAACGTGGTTATCAGGGATGCTATCGAAGAAGGTGGAACCTACGAACTCCGGATAGATGCCGTCGGGTCCAAAGGTGACGGGATAGCAAAAATTGATAAGTACACAGTCTTCGTGCCCGGAGCCACAAAAGGCGACGTGGTAAAAGTAAAGATTAAGAAAATCAGCGGAAACCTCGCCTTCTCGGAAAGGATATGA
- a CDS encoding 50S ribosomal protein L16 yields MVRKPGSMYRNVRQRSFTRRKYMGGVPGSQVIHYDMGDKANTSFPVKISLVVEEKCQIRHTALEAARITANRHLVADTGKMGFYMKLRVYPHEVVRENKQATGAGADRVSSGMRRAFGKNVGTAARVKPMQKIFTVAVEKQNFKAAKEALWHAGQKLPTPCRIVIDEGAELVQ; encoded by the coding sequence ATGGTACGAAAGCCAGGAAGTATGTATAGAAACGTGAGACAGCGCTCATTTACCAGAAGAAAATACATGGGCGGTGTTCCCGGAAGCCAGGTTATTCACTATGATATGGGAGACAAAGCAAACACAAGTTTCCCTGTAAAAATTTCCCTGGTCGTAGAAGAAAAATGTCAGATCAGGCACACTGCGCTTGAAGCAGCCCGTATCACAGCAAACAGGCACCTTGTCGCTGACACAGGGAAAATGGGCTTTTACATGAAGCTCCGTGTTTACCCCCACGAAGTAGTCAGGGAAAACAAACAGGCAACAGGCGCCGGAGCAGACCGTGTGTCCAGTGGGATGCGCAGGGCTTTTGGAAAGAACGTCGGTACCGCAGCAAGGGTAAAACCAATGCAGAAGATCTTTACAGTAGCCGTTGAGAAGCAGAACTTCAAGGCTGCAAAGGAAGCTCTCTGGCACGCCGGACAGAAGCTGCCCACCCCTTGCAGAATCGTTATCGATGAAGGCGCGGAACTGGTACAGTAA
- a CDS encoding DUF1786 domain-containing protein, producing the protein MHILAADIGTGTQDILLFDSAKEVENSLIMVMPAPTQVTAERVRRVTKAGKALVLTGTIMGGGPSAWAVRAHLKAGLPVYATEDAALTIHDNLERVKAFGVRIVSKEEAKKLAGSGEALEVVMQDFDPCAASCALSNFEVRMPENYAVAVQDHGNAPDKSNRVYRFELLKELIENGGKLENFVFLPEEIPQAFTRMKAQADSLLKSTTVLKTRAVFMDTGPAAVFGALVDPAAVQPAIVVNIGNGHTLGALVNENRITAIFEHHSSLMDPEKLQDYIIRLADGVLGFEEVFDDGGHGAYIKEACGFEQVHSIMVTGPKREMLEKLQDLEIRQEISKKLHFAAPFGSMMLSGCFGLLAGFLEKYPEPSIKLINH; encoded by the coding sequence ATGCATATATTAGCAGCGGATATAGGTACAGGTACGCAGGATATCCTGCTCTTTGACTCGGCAAAAGAAGTTGAAAACAGCCTGATAATGGTCATGCCCGCCCCCACACAGGTTACTGCGGAAAGAGTGCGGAGAGTGACAAAGGCAGGAAAGGCGCTTGTACTTACCGGGACCATAATGGGAGGAGGGCCCTCGGCATGGGCTGTCCGTGCTCACTTAAAAGCAGGGCTCCCTGTATATGCCACGGAAGACGCTGCCCTGACCATTCATGACAACCTTGAGCGAGTGAAGGCTTTTGGAGTCCGGATTGTCTCAAAGGAAGAGGCAAAGAAACTTGCAGGATCGGGGGAAGCGCTGGAGGTTGTTATGCAGGACTTTGACCCCTGCGCCGCTTCCTGCGCACTCTCAAATTTTGAGGTCAGGATGCCGGAAAATTATGCAGTTGCGGTGCAGGACCACGGAAACGCCCCGGATAAGAGCAACAGGGTCTACAGGTTCGAACTTCTAAAGGAACTTATCGAGAATGGGGGAAAGCTCGAAAACTTTGTGTTCCTGCCCGAAGAAATCCCTCAGGCTTTTACCCGCATGAAAGCCCAGGCGGATTCGCTTCTTAAATCCACGACTGTCCTCAAGACACGGGCAGTTTTCATGGACACGGGACCTGCAGCCGTATTCGGGGCTCTTGTTGATCCTGCAGCTGTCCAGCCTGCAATCGTTGTCAATATAGGAAACGGGCATACGCTCGGGGCACTTGTGAATGAAAACAGGATCACAGCCATTTTCGAACACCACAGTTCCCTCATGGACCCGGAAAAGCTCCAGGACTATATTATCCGGCTTGCCGACGGGGTCCTTGGCTTTGAGGAAGTCTTTGATGACGGAGGGCATGGGGCTTATATAAAGGAAGCCTGCGGCTTTGAACAGGTGCACTCAATAATGGTTACAGGCCCGAAGAGGGAGATGCTTGAAAAGCTCCAGGACTTGGAAATCAGGCAGGAAATTTCAAAAAAACTGCATTTTGCCGCACCTTTCGGGAGCATGATGCTTTCAGGCTGCTTCGGGCTTCTTGCAGGATTTTTAGAGAAATACCCGGAACCATCAATAAAACTTATAAACCACTAA
- a CDS encoding MogA/MoaB family molybdenum cofactor biosynthesis protein: MIESTPEIHKKNAKKSFSFALITVSTSRYEKYGDSVSPDEAEDLSGKAMKELLEAAGNNVSFYRLVPDENNVLLDAISAALDSSADIVITSGGTGLAPKDLTIESVTPLFEKEIPGFGELFRYKSLEDIGTSVILTRAAAGVIKGKAVFCLPGSPNAVKLALSEIIIPEAGHVVKHVKE; this comes from the coding sequence ATGATAGAATCTACACCGGAAATTCACAAAAAAAACGCTAAAAAATCTTTTTCTTTCGCTTTAATTACGGTTTCGACCTCAAGGTACGAAAAGTATGGGGATTCAGTTTCTCCCGACGAGGCTGAAGACCTTTCGGGAAAAGCTATGAAAGAACTTCTTGAGGCTGCAGGCAACAATGTCTCTTTCTACAGGCTTGTGCCTGATGAAAATAATGTACTTCTGGATGCCATTTCTGCCGCGCTTGACAGCTCTGCGGATATTGTTATAACAAGCGGAGGCACAGGGCTTGCCCCGAAAGACCTTACTATAGAGTCCGTAACTCCTCTTTTTGAGAAGGAAATCCCAGGCTTTGGGGAACTTTTCAGGTACAAAAGCCTTGAAGATATAGGGACATCGGTAATCCTTACCAGGGCGGCGGCCGGTGTAATAAAAGGAAAGGCTGTATTCTGCCTGCCGGGGTCTCCGAATGCGGTGAAGCTTGCCCTTTCTGAGATTATTATTCCTGAAGCCGGGCACGTTGTAAAGCATGTGAAGGAATAA
- a CDS encoding tetratricopeptide repeat protein → MSVCPTNFNEKVECPFVDRKEFIEAFEKAFNNIDQQNYSILVYYGVAGIGKTSLRKELPTLLEKHNESDLHTRVIWTSIDFATEQYRQPYKFLEVLSSQLHQKYNIKFNSFDIALATYWKKINPHNPLVKENYSEGSIVRDVLDVCDEFVPVNLIPNVYNLAKSLPEHYQKWVLKRKEDISGLQNLEPAEIYERLPVYLAHDLADRLQNTSEFAVIFIDTYEALWEKERDKGSFNSRDGWLRKLIENIQKSCLWVICGKESLCWEEVDEDWKNYLDQRKIGKLPEKDALDLLKQCGITEEDIQNVLIESSEGVPYYLELSIDIYRKIKKKKQPTPGNFAKVPEGIFCRFVKYLDREEKETLKILSVPRYWNRELFKILVEKFNTGYPATSFSELHSFSFMEVDEKGKCSMHQLMRKSLQDYQDQDLKKEVHNFMLDFYSNQLKDLDIKAITPEHETALTEAFYHAKEALEAEEFYEWFVFVSYPFYRAAFWQLITPLYEETLQILEIELGPEHLDIAITLDNLAGLYESLGDYEKALLLCQRALEIYGKVLGPEHTDVAINLNNLALLYSHIGDYEKALPLFQRALEISEEKQGSEHPDDPFYRAAVIATTLDNLAGLYYQMGDYEKALLLCQRALEIYEKMQGPRHLDVAVTLNNLAELYYQMEDYEKALPLYQRALKIRENTLDLKHPNVAIALNNLAGLYYQMGEYEEALPLYQRALKIRENTLDLKHPDVANSLNNIASLYRQMGDYGKALLSYQRALDISKKALGPQHPNVAITLNNIAILYCYIEKYEEALPLFERSLKIFNLKLGSSHPYFKKTEKSIEFLKAKMKEK, encoded by the coding sequence GTGTCGGTTTGTCCTACAAATTTTAATGAAAAAGTAGAATGTCCATTCGTTGACAGGAAAGAGTTCATTGAAGCTTTTGAAAAGGCCTTCAATAACATCGACCAACAGAACTACAGTATCCTGGTCTACTATGGCGTTGCCGGGATTGGAAAAACCAGTCTTAGAAAGGAACTTCCAACCTTGCTTGAAAAACACAATGAATCGGACCTGCACACAAGAGTTATATGGACTTCAATAGACTTCGCCACCGAACAATACAGGCAGCCTTATAAGTTCCTCGAAGTTCTTTCTAGCCAGCTGCACCAGAAATACAACATCAAATTCAACTCTTTTGACATTGCCCTTGCCACCTACTGGAAAAAAATCAATCCACATAATCCCCTGGTAAAAGAAAACTACTCTGAAGGCAGCATTGTTCGTGATGTTCTGGACGTCTGCGACGAATTTGTTCCTGTAAATCTGATACCAAACGTGTATAACCTTGCAAAAAGTTTACCAGAACATTATCAGAAATGGGTTCTAAAACGCAAGGAAGATATTTCCGGACTTCAGAATCTTGAACCTGCAGAGATATACGAACGATTACCTGTTTATTTGGCCCACGACCTTGCTGACCGCCTGCAGAACACTTCAGAATTCGCAGTTATTTTCATAGACACTTACGAAGCTCTCTGGGAAAAAGAAAGAGATAAAGGAAGTTTCAATTCCAGGGACGGATGGCTCAGAAAACTTATTGAAAACATACAAAAATCCTGTCTTTGGGTAATCTGTGGAAAAGAATCCCTTTGCTGGGAAGAAGTGGATGAGGACTGGAAAAATTACCTTGACCAGCGTAAAATTGGAAAACTTCCAGAAAAAGATGCTCTCGATCTGTTGAAACAGTGCGGAATCACTGAAGAGGATATCCAGAACGTACTCATTGAAAGCAGTGAAGGCGTACCTTACTATCTTGAACTCTCTATCGATATCTACAGAAAAATAAAGAAGAAAAAGCAGCCCACTCCAGGAAACTTCGCAAAAGTTCCGGAAGGTATTTTCTGCAGGTTTGTCAAATATCTTGACAGGGAAGAAAAAGAAACACTGAAAATCTTATCGGTTCCCAGATACTGGAACCGTGAATTATTCAAAATCCTAGTCGAGAAATTTAATACTGGATATCCTGCAACCAGTTTTTCAGAACTGCATAGCTTCTCTTTTATGGAAGTTGACGAGAAAGGAAAATGTTCCATGCACCAGCTTATGAGAAAAAGCCTGCAGGATTACCAAGATCAAGATTTGAAAAAAGAAGTCCATAATTTTATGCTTGACTTTTACAGTAATCAACTGAAAGATCTCGATATCAAAGCAATCACCCCAGAACACGAAACCGCTTTAACTGAAGCCTTCTACCACGCAAAAGAAGCACTTGAAGCAGAAGAATTTTACGAATGGTTTGTTTTTGTATCATATCCATTTTACAGAGCAGCATTCTGGCAATTAATTACCCCTCTGTATGAAGAAACGCTGCAAATTCTTGAAATAGAACTTGGACCTGAACACCTAGATATTGCAATAACACTGGACAATCTAGCAGGACTCTATGAAAGTTTGGGAGATTATGAAAAAGCTCTCCTACTTTGCCAAAGGGCACTTGAAATTTATGGGAAGGTACTAGGACCTGAACACACAGATGTTGCGATAAACCTAAACAATCTAGCATTACTCTATAGTCATATAGGAGATTACGAAAAAGCCCTGCCACTTTTTCAAAGGGCACTTGAAATTAGTGAGGAGAAGCAAGGATCTGAACATCCAGATGATCCCTTCTACCGAGCAGCAGTTATTGCAACAACACTAGACAATCTAGCAGGACTCTATTATCAGATGGGAGATTATGAAAAAGCGCTCCTACTTTGCCAAAGGGCACTTGAAATTTATGAGAAAATGCAGGGACCTAGACATCTGGATGTTGCAGTAACACTAAACAACCTCGCAGAACTCTATTATCAAATGGAAGATTACGAAAAAGCATTACCACTTTATCAAAGGGCACTTAAAATTCGTGAAAATACGTTGGATCTAAAACACCCAAATGTTGCAATAGCCTTAAACAATCTAGCAGGACTCTATTATCAGATGGGAGAGTACGAAGAAGCACTACCACTTTATCAAAGAGCACTTAAAATTCGTGAAAATACGTTGGATCTAAAACACCCAGATGTTGCAAACTCACTAAATAATATCGCATCACTCTATCGTCAAATGGGGGACTACGGGAAAGCACTCCTATCATACCAAAGAGCACTTGACATTAGTAAAAAGGCGCTGGGTCCGCAACACCCAAATGTTGCAATAACTCTGAACAACATTGCAATTCTTTATTGTTATATCGAAAAATATGAAGAAGCTTTGCCCTTGTTTGAACGCTCTCTTAAAATATTTAATCTTAAACTTGGATCTTCTCATCCATACTTCAAGAAAACTGAAAAGAGTATAGAGTTTCTTAAGGCTAAAATGAAAGAAAAATGA
- a CDS encoding DEAD/DEAH box helicase: MIILHAGRVGKQFFLWGESPAENETPPVRRGRKPKKPVAKPYPYDSGVENLSSALELLLGSTGRKKAEEINVWVPTAGWNPIPSSPLVAETPASKAEPAFAPWTVHAYPLEAEEAVVLLCACMGKKVLAPGIISGNDLLWWADALKFAGSLVAGQKYLPGVRGGEGEYRAFWEPVFSGEDAGELAKLAKQMPPAAKALAPEASSVPPEMPAAVVARQFIEESLDWIVRSEIGEKELAKGTRKRKSFDSVHDAWVSALKSSDGLIYGEENELLQLAVRAREWQRPLTVLTTSPFRFCFRLEEPAMEEGTEETEETEAGKIDTEKGGKGIADIEVPEELWYVRYMLQSYEDPSLLIPVKEAWKPKKGSPLKRYDVKNIRQFLLSSLGQAAGISAGIASSLESPNPSGYSLDTKEAYRFLTESAANLSQAGFGLLLPGWWTRKGTKTSLKAQAKVKGKKKLQAGYGLTLDKIVSFDWEIALGDRALTIRELQSLAKLKAPLVKFRGQWVEVNDAEIRAALEFWKKTPNGEASLREVLKLAVGVSEKTDGVDVEGLNATGWIEELIRRLKDKTGFEELPAPDGFSGALRPYQFRGYSWLAFLRQWGIGACLADDMGLGKTVQTLALIQHDLEQVKDQVDQVEEKVEEIAKEIAEEKVDGLKAAKPVLLVCPTSVINNWKKEAARFTPGLSVMVHHGTSRKKEEEFKKEAINHAIVISSYGLLQRDLKFLKGVSWAGVILDEAQNIKNPETKQAKAARALEADYRIALTGTPVENNVGDLWSIMEFLNPGFLGSQAGFKRNFFIPIQAERDQEAASRLKEITGPFILRRLKTDTSIISDLPEKMEMKTYCTLTKEQASLYAAVLEDIEEAMEEAEEGIRRKGIILSALTRLKQVCNHPAQFLKDNSTVSGRSGKLARLTEMLDVVLENGEKALVFTQFAEMGKMLKEHLQASFGCEVLFLHGGVPRKQRDRMLERFQEGKEYLPIFVLSLKAGGTGLNLTGANHVFHFDRWWNPAVENQATDRAFRIGQTKNVEVHKFICAGTLEERIDEIIERKVQVAENVVGTGEGWLTELSNEELKDILALREEAVGE; the protein is encoded by the coding sequence ATGATAATTCTTCATGCAGGAAGAGTCGGAAAACAGTTCTTCTTATGGGGTGAAAGCCCGGCTGAAAATGAAACTCCGCCTGTCCGGCGCGGGAGAAAGCCTAAGAAGCCGGTTGCGAAACCTTACCCTTACGATTCAGGCGTTGAAAACCTGTCTTCTGCCCTTGAGCTGCTGCTAGGCAGTACTGGCCGGAAAAAGGCAGAGGAAATCAATGTCTGGGTCCCTACAGCAGGCTGGAATCCAATCCCTTCCAGTCCTCTCGTTGCTGAAACTCCTGCTTCGAAAGCAGAACCTGCCTTTGCTCCCTGGACTGTTCATGCATATCCCCTGGAAGCTGAAGAAGCTGTTGTTCTCCTCTGTGCCTGTATGGGAAAAAAGGTTCTTGCTCCCGGCATAATCTCGGGAAATGACCTTCTCTGGTGGGCGGATGCCCTGAAATTTGCAGGCTCGCTGGTAGCAGGCCAGAAATACCTGCCTGGCGTCAGGGGCGGGGAGGGAGAGTACAGGGCTTTCTGGGAACCCGTATTTTCCGGAGAAGATGCGGGAGAGCTGGCAAAACTTGCAAAGCAAATGCCTCCGGCTGCAAAGGCTCTTGCTCCTGAAGCCTCTTCCGTGCCGCCGGAAATGCCTGCTGCTGTAGTGGCAAGGCAGTTTATCGAAGAGTCTCTTGACTGGATAGTCCGATCCGAGATAGGGGAAAAAGAGCTTGCAAAAGGGACGCGCAAAAGAAAATCCTTTGATAGCGTCCATGATGCCTGGGTTTCTGCTCTTAAAAGCTCTGACGGGCTGATCTACGGAGAAGAAAATGAACTCCTGCAGCTTGCGGTTCGAGCCCGTGAATGGCAGCGCCCCCTTACTGTACTTACAACTTCCCCCTTCAGGTTCTGTTTCAGGCTAGAAGAACCGGCTATGGAAGAAGGAACCGAAGAAACCGAAGAAACCGAAGCCGGAAAAATTGATACTGAAAAAGGTGGGAAAGGGATAGCTGACATAGAAGTTCCTGAAGAACTCTGGTATGTCCGCTACATGCTTCAGTCCTATGAAGATCCGAGCCTTCTTATTCCTGTAAAAGAGGCGTGGAAGCCAAAAAAGGGCAGCCCGTTGAAACGATATGATGTGAAAAACATTCGCCAATTTCTGTTATCTTCCCTCGGGCAGGCTGCCGGCATCAGTGCAGGAATTGCTTCCAGTCTTGAATCTCCCAACCCATCCGGATATTCCCTTGATACGAAAGAGGCTTACCGCTTCCTGACTGAAAGTGCAGCGAATTTAAGCCAGGCGGGTTTCGGGCTGCTTCTTCCCGGTTGGTGGACTCGTAAAGGTACAAAAACTAGTTTAAAAGCCCAGGCTAAGGTTAAGGGCAAAAAGAAGTTACAGGCCGGATACGGGCTAACCCTCGATAAAATCGTCAGCTTTGACTGGGAAATCGCCCTTGGAGATCGTGCACTCACGATCAGGGAACTTCAGTCTCTTGCAAAGCTCAAAGCTCCGCTTGTGAAGTTCCGCGGACAATGGGTCGAGGTAAACGATGCGGAAATCCGGGCTGCCCTTGAGTTCTGGAAGAAAACTCCCAACGGGGAAGCAAGTCTGCGTGAAGTTTTAAAACTGGCAGTTGGAGTTTCCGAAAAAACCGATGGTGTGGACGTTGAAGGGCTCAATGCTACCGGCTGGATAGAAGAATTAATCCGTCGCCTGAAGGACAAAACCGGATTTGAAGAACTCCCGGCTCCTGACGGTTTTTCAGGTGCCCTCCGGCCCTACCAGTTCAGAGGTTATTCCTGGCTGGCTTTCCTGAGGCAGTGGGGCATAGGAGCCTGCCTTGCAGACGACATGGGGCTTGGTAAAACCGTCCAGACCCTTGCTCTTATCCAGCACGACCTGGAACAGGTTAAAGATCAGGTTGATCAGGTTGAAGAAAAAGTTGAAGAAATTGCTAAAGAAATTGCTGAAGAAAAAGTTGACGGACTTAAAGCTGCAAAACCGGTTCTTCTGGTCTGCCCGACTTCTGTCATCAACAACTGGAAAAAAGAGGCGGCCCGCTTTACCCCGGGACTTTCGGTAATGGTCCACCACGGGACCAGCCGGAAAAAAGAAGAAGAATTCAAAAAGGAAGCCATAAATCATGCTATTGTTATCTCAAGCTACGGGCTTTTGCAGCGGGATCTTAAGTTTTTAAAAGGGGTCTCCTGGGCCGGAGTGATACTTGATGAAGCCCAGAATATCAAAAACCCGGAAACTAAACAGGCAAAAGCCGCCCGGGCTCTTGAAGCTGATTACCGCATAGCTCTTACGGGGACTCCGGTTGAAAACAACGTGGGGGATCTCTGGTCCATAATGGAATTTTTAAATCCCGGCTTCCTTGGCAGCCAGGCAGGTTTCAAGCGGAATTTCTTTATTCCCATTCAGGCCGAAAGGGATCAGGAAGCTGCAAGTAGGTTAAAAGAAATTACAGGTCCCTTTATCCTGCGCCGTCTGAAGACCGATACTTCGATTATCTCCGACCTGCCGGAAAAAATGGAAATGAAGACCTATTGTACGCTGACAAAAGAACAGGCCTCCCTCTATGCCGCAGTCCTCGAAGACATCGAAGAGGCGATGGAAGAGGCTGAAGAAGGCATCCGGAGAAAAGGTATAATCCTGTCTGCCCTTACAAGGCTCAAGCAGGTCTGCAACCACCCGGCTCAGTTTTTGAAGGATAACTCCACTGTATCCGGAAGGTCAGGAAAACTTGCAAGGCTTACCGAAATGCTGGACGTAGTCCTGGAAAACGGGGAAAAAGCCCTTGTTTTCACCCAGTTTGCGGAGATGGGAAAAATGCTAAAAGAACACCTGCAGGCAAGCTTCGGCTGTGAAGTCCTTTTCCTGCACGGGGGAGTCCCCAGAAAGCAGAGGGATCGGATGCTTGAGCGCTTCCAGGAGGGAAAAGAATACCTCCCTATCTTTGTCCTCTCCCTTAAAGCCGGAGGCACGGGGCTTAACCTTACAGGAGCAAACCACGTTTTTCACTTCGATCGCTGGTGGAATCCGGCTGTTGAAAACCAGGCTACGGACAGAGCGTTCCGTATAGGCCAGACGAAAAACGTTGAGGTGCATAAGTTCATCTGTGCGGGCACGCTTGAAGAAAGAATCGACGAGATTATCGAGCGCAAAGTTCAGGTCGCAGAGAACGTTGTCGGGACCGGGGAAGGTTGGCTGACGGAACTTTCCAACGAGGAACTGAAGGATATTCTTGCTCTTCGAGAAGAGGCGGTAGGTGAATAA
- a CDS encoding SWIM zinc finger family protein codes for MAAYWDGYENYEPTKPIEVKGGIKAKSKRGSFARSWWAKRWIKTLESFNIGARLSRGKSYARKGQVTSIKIETGLVRAKVQGSDPKPYSVTIKVRTLTGSEWELLAEKLALKPIFAAKLLAGGMPEDIDSAFKELGLSLFPETLDDLETDCSCPDWSNPCKHIAAVYYLLGEEFDRDPFLIFKLRGVDMDDFMSILGKGFVPETIDRIAEAGVLSENADDKTGTALEAEVSPVSPEPLPLDPEAFWGMPYESPGEEKISSFEAHIPQVPASLPKRLGKFPLWCGEEDLLEVLEEIYKKASPAGVLIFLGERK; via the coding sequence ATGGCAGCTTACTGGGACGGCTATGAGAATTATGAGCCAACAAAACCAATTGAGGTCAAAGGAGGCATCAAGGCAAAGTCCAAACGTGGAAGTTTTGCCCGGAGCTGGTGGGCAAAACGCTGGATCAAAACCCTTGAAAGCTTTAATATAGGAGCCAGGTTAAGCCGCGGAAAAAGCTATGCTCGTAAAGGCCAGGTAACCTCTATAAAAATAGAGACCGGACTTGTAAGGGCTAAAGTCCAGGGTTCGGACCCTAAACCCTATTCGGTAACGATCAAAGTCCGGACCCTTACAGGTTCCGAATGGGAACTCCTTGCAGAAAAGCTTGCCCTGAAACCGATCTTTGCGGCAAAGCTCCTCGCAGGTGGGATGCCGGAAGATATCGACTCTGCATTTAAGGAACTGGGCCTTTCCCTCTTCCCTGAAACGCTCGACGACCTTGAAACCGACTGCTCCTGCCCTGACTGGTCAAACCCCTGCAAGCATATTGCAGCTGTCTATTACCTGCTCGGGGAAGAATTTGATAGGGACCCCTTTCTTATCTTTAAGCTAAGGGGCGTTGACATGGACGATTTTATGTCCATTCTTGGGAAGGGTTTTGTTCCGGAAACCATAGACAGGATAGCAGAAGCAGGGGTGCTTTCAGAAAATGCCGATGATAAAACCGGAACTGCACTCGAAGCTGAGGTCTCTCCTGTTTCCCCCGAACCTCTGCCCCTTGACCCCGAAGCTTTCTGGGGGATGCCTTATGAAAGCCCGGGGGAGGAAAAAATCTCCTCCTTTGAGGCCCACATCCCGCAGGTTCCGGCCTCCCTTCCAAAAAGACTTGGAAAATTTCCGCTCTGGTGCGGTGAAGAAGACCTGCTTGAAGTACTGGAGGAAATCTACAAAAAAGCTTCACCAGCAGGGGTGCTAATTTTCCTTGGGGAACGTAAGTAA